Genomic DNA from Desulfovulcanus ferrireducens:
TTGGGGCCACTATTGGGCATTTTGGGACAGGCAAAAGTTGCCCTTCCCGGAGGTTGTGCCATCGGAGCCAGACCGGTTGATTTGCACTTGCGCGCCTTGGAGCAAATGGGAGCAGAGTTTGAGCTGGAATCCGGCTACATCATTGGCCGGTGCCAGAAATTAAGAGGTGCACATATCCACTTTGATTTTCCAACTGTAGGAGGAACAGAAAACCTACTTATGGCCGCCTGTCTGGCTGAAGGGGAGACAATATTGGAAAATGCAGCCAGAGAACCAGAGGTGGTTGATCTGGCCAATTTTTTAAACAAATGCGGGGCCAAAATATCTGGACATGGAACAAGTATAATCAGAATTCAGGGAGTATCCAGGCTGTCTAGCTGCAAATACAGGATCATGCCTGATCGTATTGAAGCTGGTACCTATATGGTTGCAGCAGCTATAACCGATGGAGAGCTTTTCCTGGAGGAATGTCCATTTAATGAATTGGATGCAGTAGTCTATAAATTGAGAGAAATGGGGGTTTGGATTCAGGAAGGCAAAAGTGGAGTACTGGTCCGTAGGTTCGCTCCTTTAAGCGGTGCAGATATTGTTACCCTTCCTTTTCCTGGTTTTCCTACGGATATGCAGGCTCAGATTATGGCTTTAATGAGTATTGCCGAAGGGTCTAGCATGGTCAAAGAAACCATTTTTGAAAACCGGTTTATGCATGTTCTGGAATTGGTCAGGCTGGGTGCTAAAATAAAATTAAGTGGACAAAGTGCTATTGTCCGCGGAGTTAAGGAGTTAATTGGCGCCCCAGTCATGGCTTCGGATCTGCGCGCCAGTGCCTGCCTGGTCTTGGCCGGGCTGGT
This window encodes:
- the murA gene encoding UDP-N-acetylglucosamine 1-carboxyvinyltransferase, producing MKKLIIEGGLPLKGRIRISGSKNAALPILLASIMVEDGVELSNVPNLRDINTTIKLLSLLGCTVEQEQERVKIKPQKLLPEAPYDLVRTMRASVLCLGPLLGILGQAKVALPGGCAIGARPVDLHLRALEQMGAEFELESGYIIGRCQKLRGAHIHFDFPTVGGTENLLMAACLAEGETILENAAREPEVVDLANFLNKCGAKISGHGTSIIRIQGVSRLSSCKYRIMPDRIEAGTYMVAAAITDGELFLEECPFNELDAVVYKLREMGVWIQEGKSGVLVRRFAPLSGADIVTLPFPGFPTDMQAQIMALMSIAEGSSMVKETIFENRFMHVLELVRLGAKIKLSGQSAIVRGVKELIGAPVMASDLRASACLVLAGLVAKGRTEVHRIYHLDRGYEKMEEKLSLVGARIWREEA